From a region of the Geothrix sp. 21YS21S-2 genome:
- a CDS encoding aminotransferase class I/II-fold pyridoxal phosphate-dependent enzyme — protein MAKPSEYAIQSWLFEVALGNFDIDLGESGIQCRHLEELRQAPTQALDYAPDRGQATLREEVALLYSVDPSQVLITHGAQEGLFLFYCSLLGSGDHVVTTMPGWQQSWEIPRWLGADISTLRFGRDQGFRFDLAQLRRSIRRNTNLLVLNFPNNPIGCDLTEEEWKEVGALAEEHGLSVMNDEEYASNYAKSIIHRMPRASAVSGLSKIYGFPGLRIGWLISDSATIQAATNMKRYTTVCNASLCEQLGLQVLKKRAMFLETYQTLNREGLAILKDWLVDHPNLRLSVPRGTPFAYLTVPPSVDSACLARRLLYEQRTLVMPGEVFMDEHALRLTFGRSAAILRRGLQALARVL, from the coding sequence ATGGCCAAGCCGTCTGAGTACGCCATTCAGAGCTGGCTGTTTGAAGTGGCCCTGGGCAACTTCGACATCGACCTGGGCGAAAGCGGCATTCAATGTCGCCACCTTGAGGAACTGCGCCAAGCTCCGACGCAGGCCTTGGACTATGCCCCGGACCGGGGCCAGGCCACCTTGAGGGAGGAGGTTGCCCTCCTCTATTCGGTGGATCCGTCCCAGGTCCTCATTACCCACGGTGCCCAGGAGGGGCTCTTCCTTTTCTACTGCAGCCTGCTTGGCTCCGGCGACCACGTGGTGACCACGATGCCAGGTTGGCAGCAGTCCTGGGAAATCCCTCGCTGGCTCGGAGCGGACATCTCCACCCTTCGTTTCGGACGGGACCAGGGGTTCCGCTTCGATTTGGCTCAGCTGCGCAGGAGCATACGCAGGAACACGAATCTCCTCGTGCTGAATTTCCCCAATAACCCTATCGGTTGCGATCTTACGGAGGAGGAGTGGAAGGAGGTGGGAGCGTTGGCAGAGGAGCATGGGCTGAGCGTGATGAATGACGAGGAATACGCTAGCAATTATGCGAAATCCATCATTCACCGGATGCCCCGCGCTTCGGCGGTTTCAGGTCTTTCCAAGATATACGGCTTCCCTGGCCTTCGAATCGGGTGGCTCATTTCGGATTCTGCCACGATTCAGGCCGCCACCAATATGAAGCGGTACACCACGGTGTGCAATGCCTCCCTGTGCGAGCAGCTGGGACTTCAGGTGCTTAAGAAGAGGGCTATGTTTCTGGAGACCTACCAGACCTTGAACCGGGAGGGTCTGGCAATCCTGAAGGATTGGCTTGTGGACCACCCCAACCTCAGGCTTTCCGTTCCTCGAGGCACGCCCTTCGCTTACCTGACGGTCCCCCCGTCTGTGGACAGTGCCTGTCTGGCACGCAGACTCCTATACGAACAACGGACGTTGGTGATGCCAGGTGAAGTGTTCATGGATGAGCATGCCCTTCGCCTTACGTTCGGAAGATCGGCGGCCATTCTCAGGCGGGGGCTTCAGGCCCTGGCAAGGGTACTTTGA
- a CDS encoding 2OG-Fe dioxygenase family protein: MTDWNNTILQCLQLDPAKTRFQVWPVGEVPESVKRSFDELPADAYLDAPRAYRFRSYGCGEVEDGRFSYLGAPPFIQDPRYNVFKGGVHRTFGPLSSQVKRYLETTLLKKIFLPILPPAPGYDVGIHQIRVIAGPSLVGLPAPEGVHQDGFDFVSILMVGVENGMGAKCMLYDLQDNERIVLEATIPENTLFIFNDRTYKHYTTALTPMRSGPARRDVFIFTISRRMLHGQAV, translated from the coding sequence ATGACTGACTGGAACAACACGATATTGCAATGCCTCCAGCTGGATCCCGCAAAAACCCGCTTCCAGGTTTGGCCCGTGGGCGAGGTACCGGAGTCGGTCAAGCGCAGTTTCGACGAGCTTCCCGCGGACGCCTATCTGGATGCCCCGAGGGCTTACCGGTTCAGGAGCTACGGCTGCGGCGAAGTGGAGGATGGCCGGTTTTCATACCTCGGCGCGCCGCCATTCATCCAGGACCCGCGCTACAACGTATTCAAGGGCGGCGTGCACAGAACTTTCGGGCCGCTCTCAAGTCAGGTCAAACGATATTTGGAAACGACCCTGCTGAAGAAGATCTTCCTTCCCATTCTTCCTCCCGCCCCCGGGTACGACGTCGGCATCCATCAGATCAGGGTCATCGCCGGTCCGTCCCTGGTGGGCCTGCCTGCTCCCGAAGGCGTTCACCAGGACGGGTTCGACTTCGTTTCGATCCTGATGGTCGGCGTCGAGAACGGGATGGGCGCCAAATGCATGCTTTACGATCTGCAGGACAACGAGAGGATCGTTCTGGAAGCCACCATCCCGGAAAATACGCTTTTCATCTTCAACGACCGTACCTACAAACACTACACCACGGCCTTGACCCCCATGCGCTCGGGGCCGGCCAGGCGTGACGTGTTCATCTTCACCATTTCCCGAAGGATGCTCCATGGCCAAGCCGTCTGA